Proteins from one Candidatus Sericytochromatia bacterium genomic window:
- a CDS encoding L,D-transpeptidase, which translates to MRCLGLRLAASGVCWLLGGLGSLWPWPTAPAWAESGVRCWPGRLSGAVFGVGLRAGDSVAWLGVRHGVHPVRLQRVRRGWVRVDTRRVTPRFAAQVQGVVLNVPECHVYLVHDGQVERDYPVAVSTPDRPVPIGSTRVVSKEKNPTWFVPASIQKEMASRGQRVTLEVPPGPDNPLGPRWIGIWRGQFGMHGTNAPLSIKRYASHGCVRFRAADIKDLYERVWVGTPVHVVYEPVLLAVAGRDIWLSAYPDVYETGLDYAAQLRRLARSAGVLGRLDWAKAAQAFRFRDGIVREVSRGRATAPAPVVVTPAPVPAEVDAPPVRHDGEHPGEAEEPSPAAPLEGAPFDPSLEGWETGDWNRP; encoded by the coding sequence ATGAGATGCTTGGGCCTGCGCCTGGCCGCTTCGGGGGTCTGTTGGCTGCTGGGGGGCCTCGGCAGCCTGTGGCCCTGGCCGACCGCACCGGCCTGGGCGGAATCGGGCGTGCGCTGCTGGCCTGGCCGGCTGAGCGGTGCGGTGTTCGGTGTCGGCCTGCGAGCGGGGGACTCGGTGGCCTGGTTGGGCGTTCGCCACGGGGTGCATCCGGTGCGTTTGCAACGCGTGCGTCGGGGGTGGGTGCGCGTGGACACGCGTCGGGTCACGCCGCGTTTCGCCGCCCAGGTGCAGGGCGTGGTCCTGAACGTGCCGGAGTGTCACGTGTATCTGGTGCACGACGGCCAGGTGGAACGCGATTACCCCGTGGCGGTCTCGACGCCGGACCGCCCCGTGCCGATCGGCTCCACCCGGGTGGTCTCGAAAGAGAAAAATCCGACCTGGTTCGTGCCTGCCTCCATCCAGAAGGAAATGGCCTCGCGGGGTCAACGCGTGACGCTCGAGGTGCCCCCCGGGCCTGACAACCCGCTGGGGCCGCGCTGGATTGGCATCTGGCGAGGCCAGTTCGGGATGCACGGCACCAACGCGCCCCTCTCCATCAAGCGCTATGCCTCGCACGGCTGTGTCCGCTTCCGGGCCGCCGACATCAAGGACCTCTACGAGCGGGTTTGGGTCGGCACCCCGGTCCATGTGGTGTACGAGCCGGTCCTGCTGGCCGTGGCGGGTCGGGACATCTGGCTCTCGGCCTATCCCGACGTGTATGAGACGGGGCTCGATTATGCGGCGCAGCTCCGTCGCCTGGCTCGCTCGGCCGGGGTGCTCGGGCGGCTTGACTGGGCGAAGGCCGCTCAGGCTTTTCGCTTCAGAGATGGCATCGTGCGCGAGGTCAGTCGGGGGCGCGCTACCGCGCCGGCGCCGGTGGTGGTCACGCCCGCGCCGGTGCCCGCCGAGGTGGATGCCCCGCCAGTCCGACACGACGGCGAGCATCCTGGCGAGGCGGAAGAGCCGTCGCCCGCTGCCCCGCTGGAGGGGGCTCCTTTCGACCCCAGCCTCGAAGGCTGGGAGACGGGCGACTGGAATCGTCCCTGA